GCCGGATCACCGTTTCCTGTTGCCCTATAGTGTGCTGGCCGGTGGTCTGTTGCTGGTAGTGGCGGATACGGTTGCGCGTACTCTGGTGGCGCCGGCGGAAATGCCGGTAGGTATTCTGACGGCACTGTTGGGAGCCCCTTTCTTTATTTACCTGCTGTGGCAGCAGCGCCGGCAGATTTTTTGAGGGGTGCCCGTGCTGATTCAGATCGACAATCTCGGAATTTCCTACCCCCGCGCCAGTGATCCGCTGCTGAAAAACATATCCCTGGGCTTCAGGTGTGGTGAAGTCACCGCGCTGCTCGGGCCCAATGGCTGCGGCAAAACCTCGCTGCTGCGTGCCATCAGTGGCGAATTGAATTACAGCGGAAGCATTCAACTATTCGGGCGGCCGCAGCAGGACTGGTACCGCACTCCACAGGAGCACCGAGCGTTGGCGCGCCGCTACGGCTTGCTGCCGCAGAATTCAAGCCTGAATTTTGCCTTCACCTGCGCCGAAGTCGTGCAGCTGGGGCTGGCCCCCGGCAGCTTATCGCGGTCGGAGCAGGAGGAGCGGGGCGGGTACTTTATGCAGCGGGCCGATGTCTGGCAGCTGCGGGACCGACTGTTTCCCAGTCTTTCTGGCGGGGAAAAACAGCGTGTGCAGCTGGCGCGAGTGCTGTCCCAGCTCAGCCTTGCTGACCCGGGAGATGAGCGCATATTGCTGCTGGACGAACCCACCTCGGCACTGGACCTCAAGCACCAGCACCAGGTGCTGTCCTTGGCGCGGGAGGTTGCCGACGAAAATACGGCAGTGGTGGCAGTTCTGCACGACCTCAACCTCGCCGCCCGCTACGCCGACCGCATGGTGATGCTCTCCAGTGGTAGCGTCCTGGCCGATGGCGCTCCGGACGAACTGCTGCAGCCGGATCTGGTGGAGCAGGTCTACGGCTACCGCGGACAGCTGGTGGAAGTTTCAGGCCACCGCGTACTGCTATAGCGGTACGTCACTAACTGTTGATACTTGCGTCAGCTGGTACTTTCGTTCCGGATGATTCTCCCGATCCTGGTAACTTGAGCAGAGTTGGGCGCTGGATTGAATTTGTTTCACGTGCACCCTTTGCACCGCGGCCAGCGGCTTGGTGTACAATGCGCCGCTTTCTGGGGCGGGCCGGTCACAAATGGGTCGGGATTTGCCCTTGTCGAGATTATGCTTGCGCGATCTGCGCCTTATCATCCGAGGGAACACCATGTTTGATAAATCCGTCACTCTTGCTTCATATGATCCCGATGTGTGGTCTGCCATTCAGGACGAAGACCGCCGCCAGGAAGAACACATCGAGCTGATTGCCTCGGAAAACTACACCAGCCCGCAGGTCATGGAAGCCCAGGGTACCAGCCTGACCAACAAGTACGCCGAAGGTTACCCGGGCAAGCGCTACTACGGTGGTTGTGAGTATGTCGACAAGGTAGAAGCCTTGGCCATCGAGCGCGCCAAAGAGCTGTTCGGCGCCGACTACGCCAACGTCCAGCCGCACTCCGGCTCCCAGGCCAACGCCGCGGTTTATCAGGCGCTGTGTGCCCCGGGCGACACCGTACTCGGTATGAGTCTGGCCCACGGTGGCCACCTTACCCACGGTGCCAAGGTTAACTTCTCCGGCAAAATGTACAACGCCGTACAGTACGGTCTGAACGCCGACACCGGCGAAGTGGACTACGAAGAAGTAGAGCGCCTGGCCCTGGAGCACAAGCCGAAAATGATCGTGGCCGGGTTCTCTGCCTACAGCCGTATCATGGACTGGGCCAAGTTCCGCACCATCGCCGACAAGGTTGGTGCTTACCTGATGGTCGATATGGCCCACGTTGCCGGTCTGGTAGCCGCAGGTGTTTACCCGTCTCCGGTACCCCACGCGGACGTGGTGACCTCCACCACCCACAAAACCCTGCGCGGTCCCCGCGGCGGCATCATCATTGCCAAGGCCAACGAAGAGATCGAGAAGAAACTGAACAGCGCGGTATTCCCGGGCGGCCAAGGTGGCCCGCTGATGCACGTGATCGCGGCCAAGGCAGTTTCCTTCAAGGAAGCCATGAGCCCTGAATACAAGGCGTACCAGAAGAAGGTAGTGGAAAACGCTCGCGCCATGGCGGCCACCTTCCTGGATCGCGGCATCAACATCGTTTCCGGCGGCACCGACGACCACCTGATGCTGGTGGATCTGATCGGCAAGGAGTACACAGGTAAGGATGCGGACGAAGCCCTGGGCAACGCCAACATCACCGTGAACAAGAACGCGGTTCCCAACGACCCGCGCTCCCCCTTCATCACCAGCGGCCTGCGTGTCGGTACCCCGGCGATCACCACCCGTGGCTTCGGTGTGGAAGAGACCAAGCAGCTCACCAACTGGATCTGCGACATCCTCGATGCGCTGGAGAAAGGCAACGCCGATGCGACCATCGCCGAAGTGAAGGTCAAGGTGCTGGAAATTTGTGCGAAGTTCCCCGTATACAAGGGAT
This is a stretch of genomic DNA from Microbulbifer bruguierae. It encodes these proteins:
- a CDS encoding heme ABC transporter ATP-binding protein; the protein is MLIQIDNLGISYPRASDPLLKNISLGFRCGEVTALLGPNGCGKTSLLRAISGELNYSGSIQLFGRPQQDWYRTPQEHRALARRYGLLPQNSSLNFAFTCAEVVQLGLAPGSLSRSEQEERGGYFMQRADVWQLRDRLFPSLSGGEKQRVQLARVLSQLSLADPGDERILLLDEPTSALDLKHQHQVLSLAREVADENTAVVAVLHDLNLAARYADRMVMLSSGSVLADGAPDELLQPDLVEQVYGYRGQLVEVSGHRVLL
- the glyA gene encoding serine hydroxymethyltransferase, producing MFDKSVTLASYDPDVWSAIQDEDRRQEEHIELIASENYTSPQVMEAQGTSLTNKYAEGYPGKRYYGGCEYVDKVEALAIERAKELFGADYANVQPHSGSQANAAVYQALCAPGDTVLGMSLAHGGHLTHGAKVNFSGKMYNAVQYGLNADTGEVDYEEVERLALEHKPKMIVAGFSAYSRIMDWAKFRTIADKVGAYLMVDMAHVAGLVAAGVYPSPVPHADVVTSTTHKTLRGPRGGIIIAKANEEIEKKLNSAVFPGGQGGPLMHVIAAKAVSFKEAMSPEYKAYQKKVVENARAMAATFLDRGINIVSGGTDDHLMLVDLIGKEYTGKDADEALGNANITVNKNAVPNDPRSPFITSGLRVGTPAITTRGFGVEETKQLTNWICDILDALEKGNADATIAEVKVKVLEICAKFPVYKG